The following is a genomic window from Rhodohalobacter sp. 614A.
ACAGACGCCACATAACCCTTATTTATTAATACGGATGCAGCGTGCGGTCTTCCGATATTTCCTGGATGAGATTCGGCCCGAACTTCTTCATAATCAATATCCAATCCCTCACTTTTCAGCACTTCCACAATGGCTTTCATTCGCTTGCGGCGCGCATTTTTTTGATTATGAATGAGTTTTAAAAACCCATCGTCTTCTTCATCAAAAGCGTATGCCAGAACGTGAATTTCCCGATTATTCCAAACTGTTGAAATTTCTACACCTGGAATAAGTTCGATTTCATTTTCTTCGGCTAAATCCCGTGCCAGCTCATAGCCTTTTATCGTATCATGATCTGTGATGGAAATGGTTTTCAGGCCTTTTTGAGCAACCTTTTTAATAAGGTCTTCAGGCGACAGATCTCCATCCGACGCATTTGTGTGGATATGTAAATCAGCTTTCCCCAAAAGTTATGGTCTCAACTCAGTGCGGTACTGGTATGGATTGTCCAGAAAGTCCTGTGCAGCGTTAACAAGTTCATCCAGCTCAAGAATGGCCTTAATCCGTTCATCGTCTTCCATTGTTTGGGAAATCCATTCCAGCTTTAATTTTTTTTCAATTGACTCTTCATTCTCAAAAATTTGTGAGATTTTGTAGTCTCTTAATAATGCGTTTAATTCTTCAAGGTTTTCTCGTGCTGAACGTTCCTGTGAAAAATTTCTGATGTTTGTCTCAATAGCAGACAAGTGCTGATCGACGGGCGTTTCGAAGGTAAAATCATCCTCAATCAAATAGGTTGTAAAATCATCAAAAAGATCGGCCGGTATTGTGTTTCTTTCCGAATCCGATGTATTTGCGAGCTTGTCATTCACATAAAAGAAATAGCGATTGTTTTTTTGCAATGCAAGATCGAGCAAGGAGGAAGGCTGATCAGAAACTTCAACATCCGGCTCTATTCCCTGACCGTCGTAAACAACTCTTCCATTTTTAGTTTTGAATGCCCTTCGAAGAGAATCCGGTACAATCCTGTCATTTTCCGAATCGGAATGAAGATATTCGATGGACTGAATACTACGTCCGCTGGGTATATAATATTTAGAAACCGTAATTTTCAGGGATGTGTTGTATGATAACGGACGAACAGTTTGAACCAATCCTTTTCCGAAGCTTCGTTCGCCCATAACCAGTGCGCGGTCCAAATCTTGTAATGCACCGGCAACAACTTCTGAAGCACTGGCACTTCCGTTATTAATGAGTACGACCATGGGCAGTTCATCAAACATAGCCGGTTCCTGCGAAACAAGTGTGCTATTATGAGACTGCAAACGTCCTCTTGTTTCGACAATGGTTACGCCCGGTTCAATAAATTTATCAACCAGGTCAACAGCCTCATTAAGAAGTCCGCCGGGATTATTTCTGAGGTCGAGAATCAACCCTTCAAATGAACCTGAATCTCGCATTTCAATGAGAGTCTGGCGTATTTCTTCTGCTGCGCCGTGCCCAAAACGAACCAGTTGTATATATCCGAAATTTTGATCTTCTCCTACTTTTGCCGCGTAACGAATATTCTTCACTTCAATTCGCTCGCGCGTCAGCGTAAAGTCCATATCCTGATCAAATCCCGGGCGCCGAATTTTTATCTCAATTTCCGTTCCGATATCTCCAACCGTAAGCTGCTGAACTTCTTCAGGAGTCAGCCCTTCAACACTTACTCCATTGATCTCTTTAATTATATCCCCGGGGCGTAATCCCGCGCGTTGAGCCGGATATCCCTCAAGTGGAGCAATAATCACAATCTGATCTCCACGATAGCCCGCATCAATCCCGATTCCGCCGTATGAACCAGACGAAAGAATTTCCATCTGGCGCTGCTCCCCTTCATCAATAAAAACCGTATAGGGATCGAGCGTTTCCAGCATAGCATGAATGCTGCGCTCCATCAAGGTTTTAGGGCTGACCTCATCTACATATTGGATAGCTACTTCTTTGTAGACATCACTAAAAATAGTCAGGTTCTTTTTGATCTGGAAAAACAGGTCACTCTGATAAACAAAGGCCGCAGATGTGAATAAAAATGCGGCCAGTATCAACCCTGTTAAAATTTTACGGGCATGTTTCATGCACTAAATTACCTCTTTCTAATCTTCAGCGTTTGCCCGGCATAAATTCGGGAACTGCTCAGATTATTTTCATTCTTAATATCATCAATCGAAACACCATATCGATTGGCTATACCTGTTAACGTATCATTCCGGCGTACAGTGTATGTAACGATATCACCGGAACCGGAAGAGCTACCTACTTCAAGATCATAAATGTTTTCGCCGGATCTCTGCCGCCGTTCCAGCTCCTGTTTCTTCGCATAAGAAAGACCATCAACATTTTGGTAGTAGCTTGATCTCTTGTTAGGTACATGTAAGGTTAACCGCTGGCCCACTCGTATGGTATTTCCAATGCCATTCCATGAACGAATTTGCCACGCACGAACATCAAACCATTCTGCAACATGGCCAACCGTATCGCCACTTTTTACGGTATAGGTAACATCACTTGTATTGGATGGAGCCGGTGCTTTCCGACGGCTACTGCTGGAAGATGAAGTTCCCTGATTAGACGGCTGGCTTGAAGAAATCTGCTCTTCCGAACCGGACGCAACAGGAACGACAATTGTTTGACCCGGATAAATCGTACTGCTTAAACCCTCATTTGATGCAAAAAGAGAGCGAACCGATGTTCCATATCGCTGAGCAATGTACCCGAGCGTTTCGCCACGGCTAACCGTGTGCATTGCTACATTTGTAGTTCTTTCTTCCTGTGGAATTTCCTGGTAAGCCGCCAAAAACTCATCCCTGGTTCCAGAAGGAATCTTCAATGGATATTTACTGCCGGGAGGTGTTGCCCATCGAAGCAGTTCAGGGTTTAGATCTTTCAATTCTTCAACGGATATGTTAGCGGCTTCGGCCAGTTTCTCTAACGGCATCAGGCCGTCAACTTCTGCAATTTCATATGAGTAAGCTTCTTTTCCATAATTCCGGCGGAAACCAAATTCTTCGGGATTCGTTGCAATCATGGTTGCCGCAATAAAACCCGGCACGTAACCTCTTGTCTCACGGGGAAGATAGGGATAAGCCACCCAGTAATTTTCTTCGCCTCCGGCTGCGTTAATAGCTCTTCTCAAACCACGCGGGCTAATATTATAATTAGCCATGGCAAGGTGCCAGTCGCCCCAAACTTCATAGAGATCCTTTAAGTGGCGTGCTGCTGCCCGGGTTGATTTGATCGGGTCACGTCGTTCATCAATCCACCAGTTGTTTTCAAGTCCGTAAACAGAGCCGGTTGCACGGATAAACTGCCACATTCCCACTGCGGCGGCCCAACTTCTTGCGGTGGGGACCAATCCACTTTCAATCATTGAAAGATGAATCAGCTCTTTCGGTACTCCTTCTTCTTCAAAAATTTCTTCCATCATTGGAAAGTAGTATTCAGAACGCTCCAGCCATCGCTCCATCACATCGGGTCTGCGTTGGGTGTAGTAGATCAGGTGGCGATTTACATGCTGATTCTCAACAAGCGGAACTTCTGTTTTATTGATGGTCAGATTCTCAGGTAGTGCATATCCCTCGGCAATCCAGTCATTTTCTTCAGAAAAAAGCTCTTCGCGAATCTCAAAAATTTCTCCTTCAGCTCCTTGCCTTACCTGTTCAATGCCGTAAAACTCGCTATGCTCAGCCATTACAGACCTATAAAGTTCATTGAAGCGCCGGTTGCTCTGAACTTCCGGAAAATCATCCATCATGGTCTGAATAGACGCAAACGCTTTATTGATATATTCTTCTGCCTGAACCAAATCCCCCTGTACCTGCGCATCAATAGCCAAAACATGCATTTTATATGCATTCGAAATTCTTCTCAGAATCTCCTTATCCATCTCGGCAACATTTTGCGTATCGGTCTCAACTTCCACCTCATCTCTGCTCTCAATCAATGGATTGGTGTAGGGTAGCAATTTAACAGGAACCTCAGCCTCAGTCTCTCCTGCTTGATTTTGAGCGTGTAAAACGTTTGCAATCAGGCAAAAAGGGAGAAGTAGCAGTAACTGTTTCATTGATCTGTAAATATTGGATTATGAGATTTTGGCTTGTTTGGCGATATAAAAGGCTTTCGATCTTAACAAAGTATCAATCAAAGGTGGAAAAACGCAAAAAAAGTCAAACCAATTGCATAGAATTTTCAACTTTTGCTGTTTGCCGTCCATTTTTGAACAATTGGCCAACGGCGACCAATGCCAAATGCTTTTGAGCTGACCTTTAAAATGGGAGCCGCCTGATATCGCTTGAATTCGTTTGCTTCTACCATGCGAATCACTTTCTTTACCGTCTGTTCATCGTAACCATCATCGATGATATATTGGGCTCCCTCCTGCAATTCAATATAACGATAAAGAATGTCATCCAACACATCATATTCCGGAAGCGTGTCTGTGTCTTTCTGATCAGGCCTCAATTCCGCACTCGGTGGTTTGGTAATAATAGGCTCCGGAATCATCTCTTTTTGATAATACTCGTCATTCAGCCAGCGCGCCATTTCATAGACCTGGGTTTTGTAAAGATCGCCAATCACAACCAGCGCTCCATTCATGTCGCCATATAGAGTAGAATATCCAACGGCATATTCGGATTTATTTCCGGTAACCATCAAAAAGTAATTAAACTTATTGGCACAGGCCATCAAAAGAACTCCCCGAATTCTGCTTTGGAGATTTTCTTCCGCCACCCCAAAATCAGTTCCTTCAAAAATGGGCCCAAGCTCTTGGTTAAATGTGTTAAATATGGACTGAATCGGAACATCCATCAGTTCAATTCCCAGATTTTCGGCAAGTTTTTCGGAGTCCGAAATACTTCCTTCACTCGAAAATGCACTGGGCATATTCAACGCTTTAACATTTTTTGCGCCAAGTGCTTCCACCGCGATTGCACAAACCAGAGCAGAATCAATCCCGCCGCTAAGCCCAAGAATCACAGTATCGGCAATGCCGAGCTTTTGGACATAATCGTAAACACCCATTTTCAATGCTTCAAACATTCGCTCAGGACCTTTTTGAGGATAAGTATGCTGCTGTCTGGCATCGCCCGAAATTTCCTTTTCAGTCACATTCCATTTTACATCAAAGTGCCCCTCAGAAAATGCTTTTAATGACGCTATTACTTCCGCATCGGAATTTACAGCCATAGAATCACCATCAAACAAAACTTCAGTCTGAGCACCTACCTGATTACAATACAAAACCGGAAGGTTCAATTTCCTGGCATGATTTTGCAGCATTAGCTCCCGGTTTTCATGCTTGGTTTTTGTGAATGGAGATGCTGAAATATTTATGATTATTTGAGCTCCATCTTCTTCCAGAAGTTTTGCGGGATCCGTTTCGTAGGTGTGATACTGAACTTCATTTTCGTTGTACCAAATATCCTCACAAATAGTCACACCGAGTTTGGCACCATTCAACTCCATGCATTTAAACGTATCGTTTGGCTCAAAATATCTCAGATCATCAAATACATCGTAGGTTGGAAGCAATGTCTTATGAACAACATCCATCAAATTGCCGCCCCGGGCTAAAAGTGCAGAGTTGTACATCTGGCGACCAACCCCTTCGTTTTTTGTAATGGATCCAAAAAGAAGAGCCGTCTCTTTGGTGGCTTGAATAATCTTCTCATTATGCCTGTAAGCAGAACGCTGAAAAGCTTTATTCTCCAAAATATCCTGCGCTGGATAACCGATAAGTACCATTTCCGGCAAAATCAGTAAATCAATACCGTCGGATTCTGCTTTATCCAGTGACTTCAGAATTTTGGAGGTGTTGCCTGTTAAATCGCCAACAATCGGGTTTAACTGCTCAATTCGAATCTGCATATTCACTTCTATTTTTTATATACATTTTCTCCGGCAACCCACGTTTCGAGCACTTCAATTTGCCAAATTTCGGAAGCTGGCACTTCGAAAAAGTCACGATCAATAAGAATGAAATCCGCCCACTTTCCAGGCTCAAGAGTTCCCATCACATTTTCCTGGTGGCCAGCATAGGCAGCGTCAATTGTAAACGCGCGTAATGCTTCCATTCTGCTCATCGCCTGTTCACTGTACCATCCTTCCGGCGGCCGTCCTTCATGGTCTTTTCTTGTAACTGCCGAATAGAGACCATAAAATGGATTGACATGCTCAACGGGAAAATCCGAACCTCCGGCAATCACTGTTTCCTGGTCTAAAAATCGCTGCCAGGCATAAGCCCCCTGGATTCTCTCCGTCCCCACTCTGTCCTCCGCCATATTCATATCGCTAGTGGCATGTGTGGGCTGCATGGATGCTATCAGGCAAAGTTCCTGAAACCTGGGAATATCTTCCAGCGAAACAACCTGCGCGTGTTCAATTCGATGCCTCAAATCACACTGCCCGCCAAGTTGATTCATAACATATTTAAACCCTTCCAAAACCTGGTGATTGCCCGCATCCCCAATGGCATGTACATTCATTTGATATCCTGCGGAAGCTCCTTTCAGTAACATCTCGTTCATCTCCTCCTGCGTGTTAAACAGTAATCCACGGTTTCCGGGATCATCACTGTAATCTTCAAGCATGGCTGCACCACGGCTTCCCAGAGCGCCATCGGAGTATAGTTTTACGCTACGTAACGCCAGCATATCATCCGCATAACTTTCAATAGGACCGTCTTTTGACAGCTCATCAAATGTGCTTCCGGTTCCTGAAATCATCGCATAAATCCGTGTAATCAGGCTGTCGTTGTCAGCAAAATTTGTGTAGAGTTGCCACGTTTGGCTGTCGATTCCCGCATCATGAACAGAAGTGATCCCATGTTTCGACATCTCTCCCATTGCCAGCCGGAATGCTTCACGATAATCTTGCCCTGTTTTTTCGGGGATTACATTGCGTATCAAACTCATCGCCGCATCGATAAAAATACCGGTAGCCCCGCCATTTGAATTTCGAATGATCCGTCCGCCGTTGGGATCTTCCGTATCCCTGTCAATTCCGGCCAGTTCCAACGCTTTGCTGTTGGCCCAACCTGCGTGGCCGTCAATTCTTGTTAAGAAAACCGGGCGATCCGATACAATCTCATCCAAATCCGAAGCAGTTGGAAATTCATTTTCTTCCCATAACACCTGGTTCCATCCGCGGCCGGTAATCCATTCACGATCAGCCTGCTGACTGGCAAACTCTTCCACTCTTTGAAGCGTCCCGGCAAGGGATTCGAGTCCGGCAACATTTACATCCAATTCCTGGATTCCGAGTCCCATTACATGGGCATGGGCATCAATCAAACCAGGTAAAAGTGTATTGCCTTCGCCGTCAATTCGTTCGAAATCAGGATATGCATCCAGAATTTCATCTGCCGGACCGGTGGTAATAATTTTCCCACTCTGAACAGCTAACGCCTCGAATTGATGGAGTTTGCCATCCATTAAGGTATACCCGTTCACATTGTGATATACAAAACCGGTTTCTGTTTGACGGGTACAAGCTGATAACAGAAGAGCCATTATCAGTAAAAAAAATGTTCGCATAAATTTTGTGGGCTTTGAATTGATTCAAATATAAAGAAAAGGTGTGCGGAGTACCATTGCTAAAAGCTATTAATTGAACTCATCCAGGAATACAAACACTACTTTTGTGAGATGATATGCCGAACGCTATCAAAAAACTGTCCACCATTCTCACAAAACTCTTTGATGAATTTCGGTTCGATATCCATTCCAACAGCTTCCTTAAATGGAATGAATGAAAGGTCGGTAAGCATTTGCTGATCGGGTTTGAGCTCAGGATCGGCGCCTTTTGTTAACTCGCCGCCTGTTACTTCACACCTGAAATAAAATTCAATAGCGTGATACGGTTTTTCAATAAACTCATGAATCCAAAGCAGTTGCCGTTTTTCGACTTGAAGTGCTGTTTCTTCTCTGATTTCCCGAATCAGGGCTTCCTCCAGGGATTCCCCCAATTCCACTCCTCCGCCCGGAGGCATCCAAATGGGATTTTTTCGGGTAGGTGAATTCATCTTGGCAAGCAGAACGGATGAATTTTGCACAATGACTGCACAGGCCCTGACTCGCACTTTATGTGAGAATGGTTTATTTGTCACGAAATAAACTTTCCAAATATCTGAGAGAATGAGAATCGTCCCCTCTCATGAGGGGATTTCGGTTCTCTATGAAACAGCTTCTTTCGATTCTTCTGATGTGACAGATTTGCCCTGGCTTTTGGCAAGAGCCGCCTCAACGAATGACACAAATAACGGATGGGGTTCATTGACCGTACTCTTCAGTTCGGGATGAAACTGAACGCCCACAAACCAGGGGTGATCTTCAATTTCAATAATCTCTACCAGATCACGCTCGGGATTAACTCCGGCGATCATTAAACCGTTATCAAAAAGCTTTTCCCGCCATTCATTGTTTACTTCAAACCGATGGCGATGCCGCTCATCAATCATTTCCTGTCCATATGCCGCTATCGCTTTTGTGCCGCCGGTGAGCTTGCAATCATATTTTCCAAGACGCATGGTTCCGCCTTTATTTTCGATCTTACGCTGATCGGGCATAAAATCAATCACAGGATATTTGCACTTATCATCAAATTCCGTGCTGTTGGCATTTTCCAATCCGGCACAATTTCGGGCAAATTCAATAACTGCGCATTGCATTCCCAAACAGATACCAAAAAACGGTATTCCATTTTCGCGTGCGAACTTAACAGCAGCTAATTTTCCACCGATACCTCTGCCTCCAAAACCCGGAGCCACGAGAATGCTGGAAACTTGTCCAAGCCGTTGTTCTACATTATCAGCGGTAATAAAATCAGATTGTATCCATTTAATATTTACACGGGTATCGTTCATGGCGCCGCCGTGAATCAAAGCCTCGGCAATGGATTTATACGCATCATGATGCTCCACGTATTTACCAACAAGAGCAATGCTTATTTCATGAGAAGGATTTTTAATCTTATCAACAAAACCTTTCCATTTCTTTAAATCAGCATTTTTGGCGGGAAGGTTCAGTTTATCAATCACACGGCTGTCCAACCCTTCGGCCTGCATCAAAAGCGGAACTTCATAAATACTTTCCGCATCCAGCGACGCCACCACATCTTCGTATTCTACATTACAGAAAAGGGCAATTTTTTTGCGAATGGATTCATCCAACTGATATTCGGAACGGCATACCAACAAATCGGGACTCATTCCACTTTCCGATAACGTTTTCACGGAGTGCTGTGTCGGCTTCGTTTTCAATTCGCCAGCGGCGGCAAGATAAGGAACAAGAGTCAGGTGAATGGAAAGCGTATTCTTTCGGCCCACTTCATACCGAAGCTGTCTCATCGCCTCAATATATGGCAAGCTCTCGATATCACCCACGGTCCCGCCAACCTCAACAATTACCACATCAAAATTTTCCGACTCTCCGAGATTCAGCACGTGAGATTTAATTTCATCCGTAATGTGAGGAATCACCTGTACAGTTTTTCCGAGATACTCGCCATGCCGCTCCTTTGTAATTACGTCATAATAGACCCGGCCGGTCGTTACATTATTTTGCTGAGACGTTCGAATTCCCAAAAATCGTTCGTAGTGCCCAAGATCGAGGTCTGTCTCCGCACCATCATCCGTCACATACACTTCCCCGTGTTCGTACGGATTCATGGTTCCGGGATCAACATTGATGTAGGGGTCCAATTTCTGAATGGTTACCCGAAGGCCGCGAGCAACTAAAAGCCTTCCGAGAGATGCGCAAATAATTCCCTTTCCAAGGGACGATGTAACTCCTCCTGTTATAAAGATATATTTCGTAGCCATAAGATGGGTGAGGGACTTGGTTAGTGGTAACTATGAAAATAGCAGGCTCGCGATTCCCATTCAAACCAAAACAGCAATCTTTGAAAAAAAACTTCTTTTTTTAGGCAGATGCTTCAAAAATTTCTGCAGCAACTTTTCGAAGCACATCCGGTTTGTCAGAAAAAATTCCCCAGGCCCCGTTCTCAATCCATTTCTGCATCGTTTTCTTGCGATTCACAGTATAAATCAGGTATCGTTTCTGAGCATCGTATAGCTGACTTCGCCATTTTTTCCCCATCTCTGATTTACTGCAATGAAAGAAATCAGCCTGGTAATCCTGAAGCAATTCTACCGGGCCGCGTTTGGTGGAGCTTTTTTTCTCGTAGAGAAGACCCGTTAACAGATCCGGTGCCATTTTTTTGATACGATCTATCGCCCGGTAATCAAAACTGGAAATTATCACCGACTTCTCCATTGCAGTTTCTCTCACCCAATAAATCACCTTTTGTTCGATCCCGCCTTCCGGCGATTCATTTACCGCTTCTGTTTTGATCTCAATATTAACCAGAATTTTTCCGGAAGCCCATTTCAAAACCTGTTCCAGAGACGGAATTTTCTCACCCATAAACTCAACTGAAAACCATTTACCTGCATCCAGTTGCTGGAGTTCATCAAACAAAAATGAAGAAACGAGGCCTTTTCCGTTGGAATGTTTATCCAGCCTTGCATCGTGAAAAACAACTGGAATTCCATCCTTCGAAAGCTGAACATCAAGTTCTATCATATCCGCCTTCATCTGCCAGGCCATCCTGAAAGCTGCCATTGTATTTTCCGGAGCGTAGTGGCTTGCTCCGCGATGTGCAATCACAAGAAATTGTTTTTCTAATAAAGATGTATGAGATAATTTCGACATGCTAGCAAAACTCAAGCCCCGGAAGAACCGGACTCAACTCTCTCTTTCAAATAAGCTGACAGGTCCTCGATCTGGTTTTTCTGCCAATAAAGAAGAACCACATTCAAAACAAAAATAAACGCAAGAACATAATAAACCCAATCGGCAAAGGGTCGGTAACCGGCGTAGTAGGCATATCCCAAACCGGTAATAATAACAACGTTAAAAATGATCTGAATCCATTTTGAACGGTGTTTGTTTACCAATTTGGAGATTTTATCTTCATCGGGCAAATCCGCAGCCGACCGAAGATGAACCCTCTCATACATTTCATACCGGTCTTTATCATTCATAACAACTTACTGTCTTTCATTCATCGAAAATATTTAAACTTCGCATCGCTACGAATGAAGTCGAAAACAAATTCATTTCCTGCAGCGCTTTAATTCTGATTATCAACTACGCGGCGAATTGCTTTGTTAATCAAAGAATCAAAAGTACCATGCGATGAGACGGTTTGATAAATTAGAAACACCCCGACCATACTGGATATGCTGCCGAGTAAACTTAACATTCCCGAGATCCAAAATGGAGGAATGAATCCCAAAATGCTTATACTTACCAACACTAAACCAGTAACAATAAGCAGAACTCCCGACAGAATTGGAATGAAGGTATGCACATTCAGCAGCAGGTATCGGAAACGGTTTAACGGACTCCGGTGAGATCTGCCGGCCTGCAATTGCAAATCGTTAAAAGACGAGCTTGTTTTTTTAGGATGTTCTGTCATAAGGCACTGATTTTAAAACTCCGTCATTCATTATACGAAGTGTTCATCATTAAGAAAAGTTTTTGAAAACATTGGACGATACAAATCAATTTATTTACGGACGAAACCCTGTTGAAGAATTGCTTCAAAACCGGGCAGACCAGGTTGAGAAGATTTACATCAACAGGAAATTAAATAAACAATCTTTTTCAACAATTCTCTCCCTTGCCTCTGATAACAGAGTACCTGTCGCGGAGGTGCCGGGATCGAAGCTGTACGAACTTGTAGGAAAAGTGAACGATCAGGGGGTTGTTGCGGCCATCAGCCAGATTAAATACGAAGAA
Proteins encoded in this region:
- a CDS encoding PHP domain-containing protein; this translates as MGKADLHIHTNASDGDLSPEDLIKKVAQKGLKTISITDHDTIKGYELARDLAEENEIELIPGVEISTVWNNREIHVLAYAFDEEDDGFLKLIHNQKNARRKRMKAIVEVLKSEGLDIDYEEVRAESHPGNIGRPHAASVLINKGYVASVSEAFIRYLSTEKIKDIKTEYADVDDVISTVHKAGGVMSIAHPGPLYSQDEVKELLRHSFDGIECIHPSHSYKVQKIFLDLARANNLLVTGGSDFHGSRKSDYDPYLGVVTIGNQFVEALKRSARSKKMMIHQ
- a CDS encoding S41 family peptidase; this translates as MKHARKILTGLILAAFLFTSAAFVYQSDLFFQIKKNLTIFSDVYKEVAIQYVDEVSPKTLMERSIHAMLETLDPYTVFIDEGEQRQMEILSSGSYGGIGIDAGYRGDQIVIIAPLEGYPAQRAGLRPGDIIKEINGVSVEGLTPEEVQQLTVGDIGTEIEIKIRRPGFDQDMDFTLTRERIEVKNIRYAAKVGEDQNFGYIQLVRFGHGAAEEIRQTLIEMRDSGSFEGLILDLRNNPGGLLNEAVDLVDKFIEPGVTIVETRGRLQSHNSTLVSQEPAMFDELPMVVLINNGSASASEVVAGALQDLDRALVMGERSFGKGLVQTVRPLSYNTSLKITVSKYYIPSGRSIQSIEYLHSDSENDRIVPDSLRRAFKTKNGRVVYDGQGIEPDVEVSDQPSSLLDLALQKNNRYFFYVNDKLANTSDSERNTIPADLFDDFTTYLIEDDFTFETPVDQHLSAIETNIRNFSQERSARENLEELNALLRDYKISQIFENEESIEKKLKLEWISQTMEDDERIKAILELDELVNAAQDFLDNPYQYRTELRP
- a CDS encoding LysM peptidoglycan-binding domain-containing protein; protein product: MKQLLLLLPFCLIANVLHAQNQAGETEAEVPVKLLPYTNPLIESRDEVEVETDTQNVAEMDKEILRRISNAYKMHVLAIDAQVQGDLVQAEEYINKAFASIQTMMDDFPEVQSNRRFNELYRSVMAEHSEFYGIEQVRQGAEGEIFEIREELFSEENDWIAEGYALPENLTINKTEVPLVENQHVNRHLIYYTQRRPDVMERWLERSEYYFPMMEEIFEEEGVPKELIHLSMIESGLVPTARSWAAAVGMWQFIRATGSVYGLENNWWIDERRDPIKSTRAAARHLKDLYEVWGDWHLAMANYNISPRGLRRAINAAGGEENYWVAYPYLPRETRGYVPGFIAATMIATNPEEFGFRRNYGKEAYSYEIAEVDGLMPLEKLAEAANISVEELKDLNPELLRWATPPGSKYPLKIPSGTRDEFLAAYQEIPQEERTTNVAMHTVSRGETLGYIAQRYGTSVRSLFASNEGLSSTIYPGQTIVVPVASGSEEQISSSQPSNQGTSSSSSSRRKAPAPSNTSDVTYTVKSGDTVGHVAEWFDVRAWQIRSWNGIGNTIRVGQRLTLHVPNKRSSYYQNVDGLSYAKKQELERRQRSGENIYDLEVGSSSGSGDIVTYTVRRNDTLTGIANRYGVSIDDIKNENNLSSSRIYAGQTLKIRKR
- a CDS encoding NAD+ synthase, with product MQIRIEQLNPIVGDLTGNTSKILKSLDKAESDGIDLLILPEMVLIGYPAQDILENKAFQRSAYRHNEKIIQATKETALLFGSITKNEGVGRQMYNSALLARGGNLMDVVHKTLLPTYDVFDDLRYFEPNDTFKCMELNGAKLGVTICEDIWYNENEVQYHTYETDPAKLLEEDGAQIIINISASPFTKTKHENRELMLQNHARKLNLPVLYCNQVGAQTEVLFDGDSMAVNSDAEVIASLKAFSEGHFDVKWNVTEKEISGDARQQHTYPQKGPERMFEALKMGVYDYVQKLGIADTVILGLSGGIDSALVCAIAVEALGAKNVKALNMPSAFSSEGSISDSEKLAENLGIELMDVPIQSIFNTFNQELGPIFEGTDFGVAEENLQSRIRGVLLMACANKFNYFLMVTGNKSEYAVGYSTLYGDMNGALVVIGDLYKTQVYEMARWLNDEYYQKEMIPEPIITKPPSAELRPDQKDTDTLPEYDVLDDILYRYIELQEGAQYIIDDGYDEQTVKKVIRMVEANEFKRYQAAPILKVSSKAFGIGRRWPIVQKWTANSKS
- a CDS encoding amidohydrolase, whose protein sequence is MALLLSACTRQTETGFVYHNVNGYTLMDGKLHQFEALAVQSGKIITTGPADEILDAYPDFERIDGEGNTLLPGLIDAHAHVMGLGIQELDVNVAGLESLAGTLQRVEEFASQQADREWITGRGWNQVLWEENEFPTASDLDEIVSDRPVFLTRIDGHAGWANSKALELAGIDRDTEDPNGGRIIRNSNGGATGIFIDAAMSLIRNVIPEKTGQDYREAFRLAMGEMSKHGITSVHDAGIDSQTWQLYTNFADNDSLITRIYAMISGTGSTFDELSKDGPIESYADDMLALRSVKLYSDGALGSRGAAMLEDYSDDPGNRGLLFNTQEEMNEMLLKGASAGYQMNVHAIGDAGNHQVLEGFKYVMNQLGGQCDLRHRIEHAQVVSLEDIPRFQELCLIASMQPTHATSDMNMAEDRVGTERIQGAYAWQRFLDQETVIAGGSDFPVEHVNPFYGLYSAVTRKDHEGRPPEGWYSEQAMSRMEALRAFTIDAAYAGHQENVMGTLEPGKWADFILIDRDFFEVPASEIWQIEVLETWVAGENVYKK
- a CDS encoding NUDIX domain-containing protein — its product is MNSPTRKNPIWMPPGGGVELGESLEEALIREIREETALQVEKRQLLWIHEFIEKPYHAIEFYFRCEVTGGELTKGADPELKPDQQMLTDLSFIPFKEAVGMDIEPKFIKEFCENGGQFFDSVRHIISQK
- a CDS encoding CTP synthase, with the protein product MATKYIFITGGVTSSLGKGIICASLGRLLVARGLRVTIQKLDPYINVDPGTMNPYEHGEVYVTDDGAETDLDLGHYERFLGIRTSQQNNVTTGRVYYDVITKERHGEYLGKTVQVIPHITDEIKSHVLNLGESENFDVVIVEVGGTVGDIESLPYIEAMRQLRYEVGRKNTLSIHLTLVPYLAAAGELKTKPTQHSVKTLSESGMSPDLLVCRSEYQLDESIRKKIALFCNVEYEDVVASLDAESIYEVPLLMQAEGLDSRVIDKLNLPAKNADLKKWKGFVDKIKNPSHEISIALVGKYVEHHDAYKSIAEALIHGGAMNDTRVNIKWIQSDFITADNVEQRLGQVSSILVAPGFGGRGIGGKLAAVKFARENGIPFFGICLGMQCAVIEFARNCAGLENANSTEFDDKCKYPVIDFMPDQRKIENKGGTMRLGKYDCKLTGGTKAIAAYGQEMIDERHRHRFEVNNEWREKLFDNGLMIAGVNPERDLVEIIEIEDHPWFVGVQFHPELKSTVNEPHPLFVSFVEAALAKSQGKSVTSEESKEAVS
- a CDS encoding glycerophosphodiester phosphodiesterase gives rise to the protein MSKLSHTSLLEKQFLVIAHRGASHYAPENTMAAFRMAWQMKADMIELDVQLSKDGIPVVFHDARLDKHSNGKGLVSSFLFDELQQLDAGKWFSVEFMGEKIPSLEQVLKWASGKILVNIEIKTEAVNESPEGGIEQKVIYWVRETAMEKSVIISSFDYRAIDRIKKMAPDLLTGLLYEKKSSTKRGPVELLQDYQADFFHCSKSEMGKKWRSQLYDAQKRYLIYTVNRKKTMQKWIENGAWGIFSDKPDVLRKVAAEIFEASA